One Neobacillus niacini DNA window includes the following coding sequences:
- the spxA gene encoding transcriptional regulator SpxA: MVTLYLSPSCTSCRRAKAWFDEHEIPYQERNILSEKLSVDEIKDILRFTEDGTDEIISRKSKTFRKLNINIDSLSLRELYKLINENPGLLRKPLILDEKRLQVGFNEEEIRSFLPRKMRVLQLDDVYNFEEAQ; the protein is encoded by the coding sequence ATGGTAACTTTATATCTATCACCTAGTTGTACATCATGCCGAAGAGCAAAGGCTTGGTTCGATGAACACGAAATTCCTTATCAGGAGAGAAACATTCTTTCTGAAAAGCTTTCAGTAGATGAGATTAAGGATATTCTTCGATTTACAGAGGATGGTACAGATGAAATTATCTCGAGAAAGTCAAAAACTTTCCGAAAGTTAAATATAAATATCGACTCTCTCTCACTTCGAGAATTGTATAAACTTATAAATGAGAATCCTGGATTATTAAGAAAACCATTAATCCTTGATGAAAAAAGATTACAAGTGGGCTTTAATGAAGAAGAGATACGAAGTTTCTTGCCACGTAAAATGCGTGTACTCCAACTAGATGATGTCTATAACTTTGAAGAAGCTCAATAG